Part of the Nocardia higoensis genome, GGGCGGTGCGCGAGGACGAGGTATGGGTCGCGGGTCCGGAGCAGGAGGTGTGGTCGGTCTCGGTGTGGCATCACGTCACCGCGGTGGACCGGTACGAGGCCGAGGCGCGGGAGATCGCCGAGATGGCCTCGACGGCGTCGCGGATCCGTCCAATGGTCCGGCTGGCGGCGGTGACCGCGCTGGTCGCGCGGACGCATCCGCGCGAATTCCCCCATCGATACCTGCAATCCATCGTGACCGTGCCGCAACACCGGGGACGGGGCGCGGGCGCGGCGATCCTGGCCGCGCGGCTGTCCGAGGCAGCGGAGCCGGTGTATCTGGAAGCCAGCACCGAGCGTTCGGCCGCCCTCTACGAACGCTGCGGTTTCGTGCGGACCGGGGGCGCATTCGCGCTGCCCGACGGTGGCCCCGTACTGATCCCCATGTGGTTCCGCGGGCGCTCACCGGCGCGCGATGCGCAGACGAGCGCGGGCTAAGCTCGGCGGCATGACCGACCTGTTGCGCGGACCTGTCCACGATGTGCACGTCGAACTGGGGGCGACGTTCGCGGAATTCGGCGGCTGGCAGATGCCGGTGTCCTACGCGGGCACCGTGGGCGAGCATCAGGCCACGCGCACCGCGGTCGGGCTGTTCGACGTCAGCCACCTCGGCAAGGCGACGGTGGCCGGCCCGGGCGCGGCGCGGTTCGTGAACGCCGTGCTCACCAACGATCTGGACCGTATCCGGCCGGGCAAGGCGCAGTACACGCTGTGCTGCACTGAGGACGGTGGCGTGATCGACGACCTCATCGCCTATTACGTCGGCGACGAGGAGATCTTCCTGGTGCCGAACGCGGCGAACACCGCGACGGTGGTGCGGCGACTGGCGGCGGCGGCGCCCGACGGTGTCACGGTGACGGATCAGCATCGCGAATACGCGGTGTTCGCGGTGCAGGGACCGGGCGCGGCGGCGGTGCTCGATGGGCTCGGCCTGCCGTCGGACATGGAGTACATGGCTTTCGCCGACGCCGAGTGGGACGGTCGCCCGGTCCGGGTCTGCCGCACCGGCTACACCGGCGAACACGGCTACGAGGTGTTGCCGCGCTGGAACGACGCCGAGGTGGTGTTCCGGGCGCTGACCGAGCGGGTGAAGGCCGTGGGCGGGCAGCTCGCGGGGCTGGGCGCGCGTGACACCTTGCGCACCGAGATGGGGTACCCGCTGCACGGCCACGAACTGTCCACCGAGATCTCGCCGGTGCAGGCGGGCATCGGCTGGGCCGTCGCCTGGGGCAAGCCGGAGTTCTGGGGCAAGGCCGCACTGGCACAGGAGAAGGCGGCGGGACCGCGCCGCATCCTGCGCGGGTTGCGCGCACTGGACCGCGGCGTGCTGCGTCAGGGGCAGACCGTGTTGCGCGACGGCGCGGAGGTCGGGCAGACCACCTCGGGCACCTTCTCGCCGACCCTGAAGATCGGTATCGCGCTCGCGCTGATCGACACCGCCGCAGGGATCGAGCCGGGGGCGGAGGTCGAGGTGGACGTGCGTGGGCGGAAACTGCGCTGCGAGGTGGTCAAGCCGCCTTTCCTGTCGCCGCGCACCTCCTGAACCGCAACCGCCCACACGCGCGAGACCGGGATCCGGGCACGGATTAGGATCATCGCCATGACCGTTGCCGCACAGTTCGCCCGCATTCCCCATCCCGCGCCGCAATCGGACCAGCGGGTAGCGGAGATTCTGGCGGCCCCCGGTTTCGGGCGGTACTTCACCGATCACATGGTCTCCATCGACTACACCGAGGCCGAAGGCTGGACCAACGCGAAGGTCGAGCCGTACGGACCCCTGTCGATGGACCCGGCCACCATGGTGTTCCACTACGGCCAGGCGATCTTCGAGGGCCTCAAGGCCTACCGGCAGGCCGACGGCAGCGTCGCGACCTTCCGCATCGACGCCAACGCGGCGCGGTTCCGTCGCTCCGCGCGCCGGATGGCGATGGCCGAATTACCCGAGGAACTGTTCATCGAGTCCGTGCGTCAACTGCTCGAGGTCGACGAGCGCTGGGTGCCCGCCGCGGGCGGCGAGGAATCGCTGTACCTGCGCCCCTTCCTGTTCTCCACCGAGGCGGGCCTGGGCGTGAAGCCCGCGTCGGCCTACAAGTACCTGTTGCTCGCCTCGCCCGCGGGCGCGTACTTCCCGCGCGGGGTCAAGCCGGTGCGGGTGTGGCTGTCGACCGAGTACGTGCGCGCTGCCCCCGGCGGCACCGGTGAGGCGAAGGTCGCGGGCAACTACGCGGCCTCGCTGCTCGCCCAGGCCCAGGCCTCCGAGAAGGGGTGCGACCAGGTGGTGTGGCTGGACGCCTGTGAGCGCCGCTACGTCGAGGAGATGGGCACGAACAACCTGTTCTTCGTCTTCGGCAAGGGATCCAACGCCCGTCTGGTGACCCCGGAGCTGTCCGGCTCGCTGCTGCCCGGCATCACCCGCGATTCGCTGCTGACGCTGGCCGCCGACTCCGGCTACCCGGTGGAGGAGCGCAAGATCACCGTCGACGAGTGGCGCGAGGGCGCCGCCTCCGGCGAGATCAGCGAGGTCTTCGCCTGCGGCACCGCCGCTGTCATCACGCCGGTCGGCTGGGTGCGCTCCGGCGAGGGCGAGTTCACCATCGGCGGCGGCGAGCCCGGCGAGGTGACCATGGCGCTGCGCGAGACCCTCACCGGTATCCAGCGCGGTACCTTCGCCGACATCCACGGCTGGATGCGCAAGGCCTGAGCGCGAGGCGGTGGCAGCCGCTGCCGCCACCGCCGATCCGCCGGTATCTCAGCCAGGCATCAGCATGTGCCACTGCTCGAGGGTCTGCGGCCGCATGACGTAGTTGTTGTCCTTGATCACCGACAGTGCCGCGCTGGGCTCCTCGGAGTACCAGTGGCCGGGGTAGACCACCGGGTCGCCGGACAGTCCGGCCAGATAGCGGAGGCTGCGGAACATCTCGTCGGTGTCCCCGCCGGGGAAGTCGGTGCGGCCGCAGCCGTCCACGAACAGGGTGTCGCCCGCGACGAGGCGGTTGTCCACCAGGAAGCACTGGCTGCCGGGGGTGTGGCCCGGAGTGTGCAGCAGCTGGATGCGCACCGCGCCGACCTCGAGGGTGTCGCCGTGCTGATGTCCGGTGAGTTCGCTCGGTGCGATACCGGTGACATTGGCGACCCAGGAAAGTTCCTGGTTGTTCACGTGCACGGGCATCGGGCGCTGCTCGAGCAATTCGGCCACGCCACGCAGGGTGAAGCCGAGCATGGTTCCGCCGACGTGATCGGGGTGGTGATGGGTGGCCAGCACGCCGGTCAGGCGCAGGCCGTCGCTCTCGGCGATCTCGACCAGGTCGCCGGCGGCGTAGGCGGGGTCGACCACCACGCACTCACCGGCCTCGCGGTCACCGATCAGGTAGGCGAAATTGCGCATCTGGGTCGCGATCGGGTCGCCGACGGCGAAATCGCGCCCGGCCAGCAGCTGCCGGAAGTACAGACGGTCGGAAGACATATGCCCACCCTAGGGGTACTGTGGCTGCCTCCGCGCATCGGCAAGGAAAAGTACCGGTCGGTTGTATTCGGCGGAACGTGGACGACCGTTCTGGTCCCCCGACCCGGGAATCAGGGGGTTGCCAGTGAGAAGCCGATCGCCGCGACGGCGACCGACACCTCGATCGCGGCGCCGAGCACATCGCCGGACAGGCCCTCGAAACGGCGCACACAATGCCGGACCAGCAGCAGCGCGACGGCCAGGGCGACAAGGGTGGCCACCGGGCCGAGCCACGCGCGATCCGGCACCGCGAATATCGCGCACACCGTCGCGGCGAGGATCCAGAGCGCGCCGGTCAGCCGGGACTGGGTGCGGGCGACCAGCGCGCCGAAGCCGGTGCCCGCGGCCGGCGACGCCCCGTGACAGGCGAGCACGACGGCGACCCGGCCCACGGTGACCGCGAGCGCCAGTGCGAGCCAACGGCTTTCATCGACGAGCGCCGCGAACGCGAAGGTCTGCACGCCGATCGCGAACACGATGGCGGCGACGCCGAACGGGCCGACATCGCCGCCTTTCATGATCGCGCGCGCTCGCTCGGGTGGGCCGTAGCTGCCGAGACCGTCGGCGGTGTCGGCCAGGCCGTCCAGGTGCATGCCCCGGGTGCCCAGGGCCGAGGCGCCGACCGCGAGCAGTGCCGCGAGTGGAGCGCTGGCGCCGAGATGGACGAACACCCAGGCGAGGGTCGCGGCGAGTGTGCCGAGCGTCGCGCCGACGAGTGGAGCGAGGGCGATCGCCCTGGCCGCGCCTGCCCGGTCCACCTCCTCGGGTCCGCGCACCGGCAGCACGCTCAGCCAGGAGAACGCCAGCCGCGCGCCCCCGGGCCAGGAGACCCGGCGCGGTGCGGTCATGTGGTCAGCGGCACGGTGCGGTCGGGCGTGCTGCCGTCGGCGGTGCTCACGCCCGCCTCGTCGAAGGTCGCCATCTCCGCGAGCGCGGCGACCGCGCCGCGCAGGATCGGCAGAGCCGCGACCGCTCCGGAGCCCTCACCCAGGCGCATCTGCATCTCGATCAGCGGTTCCAGGCGAAGCTGTTTCAACGCGAGGGAGTGCGCGGGTTCGGTGGACCGGTGTCCGGCCACCCACCAGGCGCTCGCGCCCGCGGCCAGATCCTCGGCGACGAGCGCGGCCGCGGTGACCACCACGCCGTCGAGAATCACCGGGGTGCGGCGCTGGGCGGCGCGGGCCAGGAAACCGGCGGTAGCGGCGATATCCGCGCTGGCGGCCACCCGCAGCAGATCCACGGGATCCTTCATCACCGGCCGGGCTCGGCGCATGGCGTCGCGGATGGCGGCGACCTTGCGAATCCAGCCCGCGTCGTCGATGCCGGTGCCACGGCCGACCGCGACGACCGGCTCGGTATTGGTGAGCGTGGCGATGAGCACGGTGGCCGGGGTGGTGTTGCCGATGCCCATGTCCCCGGCGATGAGCAGATCCGCGCCGCCGTCGATCTCCTCGTCCGCGATGGTGACCCCCGCGGCCAGCGCGGCGTCGATCTCTTCCGCGGACAGCGCGTCCTCCCGGTCGATGCTGCCGCAGGAGCGGCGCACCTTGTGCGCGCTGATCGACGGTTCGGTGTCGCCGTCGACGGCGATGTCGGCGATCCGGACCGTCGCGCCCGCAGCCCTGGCCAGCGCGTTGATCGCCGCGCCGCCCGCGAGGAATCCGGCGACCAT contains:
- a CDS encoding MBL fold metallo-hydrolase, producing the protein MSSDRLYFRQLLAGRDFAVGDPIATQMRNFAYLIGDREAGECVVVDPAYAAGDLVEIAESDGLRLTGVLATHHHPDHVGGTMLGFTLRGVAELLEQRPMPVHVNNQELSWVANVTGIAPSELTGHQHGDTLEVGAVRIQLLHTPGHTPGSQCFLVDNRLVAGDTLFVDGCGRTDFPGGDTDEMFRSLRYLAGLSGDPVVYPGHWYSEEPSAALSVIKDNNYVMRPQTLEQWHMLMPG
- the cobT gene encoding nicotinate-nucleotide--dimethylbenzimidazole phosphoribosyltransferase; this translates as MTHGFGPVAPPDAEIRAQAEARQTRLIKPAGSLGRLETLGNWIAACQGACPPKQFERARVVVFAGDHGVATHGVSAYPREVTAQMVAGFLAGGAAINALARAAGATVRIADIAVDGDTEPSISAHKVRRSCGSIDREDALSAEEIDAALAAGVTIADEEIDGGADLLIAGDMGIGNTTPATVLIATLTNTEPVVAVGRGTGIDDAGWIRKVAAIRDAMRRARPVMKDPVDLLRVAASADIAATAGFLARAAQRRTPVILDGVVVTAAALVAEDLAAGASAWWVAGHRSTEPAHSLALKQLRLEPLIEMQMRLGEGSGAVAALPILRGAVAALAEMATFDEAGVSTADGSTPDRTVPLTT
- a CDS encoding branched-chain amino acid aminotransferase, which translates into the protein MTVAAQFARIPHPAPQSDQRVAEILAAPGFGRYFTDHMVSIDYTEAEGWTNAKVEPYGPLSMDPATMVFHYGQAIFEGLKAYRQADGSVATFRIDANAARFRRSARRMAMAELPEELFIESVRQLLEVDERWVPAAGGEESLYLRPFLFSTEAGLGVKPASAYKYLLLASPAGAYFPRGVKPVRVWLSTEYVRAAPGGTGEAKVAGNYAASLLAQAQASEKGCDQVVWLDACERRYVEEMGTNNLFFVFGKGSNARLVTPELSGSLLPGITRDSLLTLAADSGYPVEERKITVDEWREGAASGEISEVFACGTAAVITPVGWVRSGEGEFTIGGGEPGEVTMALRETLTGIQRGTFADIHGWMRKA
- a CDS encoding adenosylcobinamide-GDP ribazoletransferase — translated: MTAPRRVSWPGGARLAFSWLSVLPVRGPEEVDRAGAARAIALAPLVGATLGTLAATLAWVFVHLGASAPLAALLAVGASALGTRGMHLDGLADTADGLGSYGPPERARAIMKGGDVGPFGVAAIVFAIGVQTFAFAALVDESRWLALALAVTVGRVAVVLACHGASPAAGTGFGALVARTQSRLTGALWILAATVCAIFAVPDRAWLGPVATLVALAVALLLVRHCVRRFEGLSGDVLGAAIEVSVAVAAIGFSLATP
- a CDS encoding GNAT family N-acetyltransferase, which gives rise to MRVRRADAADVEAVGRAYAAGAQDEAVTAWVTEGYPDVAAAFRAEHAPKVIERAVREDEVWVAGPEQEVWSVSVWHHVTAVDRYEAEAREIAEMASTASRIRPMVRLAAVTALVARTHPREFPHRYLQSIVTVPQHRGRGAGAAILAARLSEAAEPVYLEASTERSAALYERCGFVRTGGAFALPDGGPVLIPMWFRGRSPARDAQTSAG
- the gcvT gene encoding glycine cleavage system aminomethyltransferase GcvT, yielding MTDLLRGPVHDVHVELGATFAEFGGWQMPVSYAGTVGEHQATRTAVGLFDVSHLGKATVAGPGAARFVNAVLTNDLDRIRPGKAQYTLCCTEDGGVIDDLIAYYVGDEEIFLVPNAANTATVVRRLAAAAPDGVTVTDQHREYAVFAVQGPGAAAVLDGLGLPSDMEYMAFADAEWDGRPVRVCRTGYTGEHGYEVLPRWNDAEVVFRALTERVKAVGGQLAGLGARDTLRTEMGYPLHGHELSTEISPVQAGIGWAVAWGKPEFWGKAALAQEKAAGPRRILRGLRALDRGVLRQGQTVLRDGAEVGQTTSGTFSPTLKIGIALALIDTAAGIEPGAEVEVDVRGRKLRCEVVKPPFLSPRTS